A genomic window from Candidatus Dadabacteria bacterium includes:
- a CDS encoding YebC/PmpR family DNA-binding transcriptional regulator, whose translation MAGHSKWANIKHRKAAVDAKRGKIFTKLIRELTVAAKEGGSDPESNPRLRTAVATAKGANMPNDTIERAIKRGTGDIEGVIYNEIFYEGYGPGGSAVYVKTLTDNKNRTVSEIRRIFTKHGGGLGENGCVAWMFDLKGRIAFAEDSVDEDALFDLVIDAGADDVRTEDSDIVVIAPTENYETVKRAVSDAGIQYESAEVTMIPQTNVRIEGRDAEHMIRLMEALEDSDDVQNVYANFDIDEQLLEAIG comes from the coding sequence ATGGCGGGTCATTCCAAATGGGCGAACATAAAACACAGAAAAGCCGCGGTTGACGCCAAGAGGGGAAAAATATTCACCAAGCTTATCAGGGAGCTTACAGTCGCCGCTAAAGAAGGAGGAAGCGATCCGGAATCCAACCCGCGTCTTCGCACCGCTGTAGCAACTGCGAAGGGTGCGAACATGCCCAACGACACCATAGAGAGGGCCATAAAACGAGGCACTGGGGACATCGAGGGAGTAATCTACAACGAAATATTTTACGAAGGGTACGGACCCGGCGGAAGCGCCGTATACGTAAAGACCCTCACCGATAACAAAAACAGAACCGTCTCCGAAATAAGAAGAATATTCACCAAACACGGCGGAGGGCTCGGGGAGAACGGCTGCGTGGCGTGGATGTTCGATCTTAAGGGAAGAATCGCGTTTGCCGAAGACTCGGTTGATGAGGATGCTCTTTTCGATCTGGTAATAGATGCGGGGGCTGACGACGTGCGCACCGAGGACAGCGATATCGTGGTTATAGCACCCACAGAGAACTATGAGACCGTAAAGAGAGCGGTCTCCGATGCCGGAATACAGTACGAATCAGCCGAGGTTACCATGATACCGCAGACAAACGTTAGAATCGAGGGCCGGGACGCCGAACACATGATAAGATTGATGGAAGCGCTTGAAGACAGCGACGATGTCCAGAACGTGTACGCCAACTTCGATATAGACGAGCAGTTACTCGAGGCAATTGGATAA